A window from Enterocloster bolteae encodes these proteins:
- a CDS encoding sugar phosphate isomerase/epimerase family protein, with translation MKYATRINSFLRFDSNLLNAFRSIGSIEGVDYVDLNYPEHFADYDIEVIKAKMEECGLRCNAINLRFRDKYIGGEFGNHEPAISQDAITLCREAADACRKLGGNQMIIWLGFDGFDYSFQIDYVSYWNRIVKAFRDVCDYSKVPVSIEYKPYEERVHAFIDSFGTAVSILHDVDRENLGVTLDFCHMLMKKENPAFAAAWLLERGKLYNIHLNDGEGSTDDGLMVGTVNFWKTVEVMYYLKKYDFQGVIYFDTFPKREKAVEECEANIKMCRRIEQLIDAYGLCRMEKVVEQNDAVAVSSMMVALL, from the coding sequence ATGAAGTATGCCACACGGATTAACTCGTTTTTGAGATTTGACAGCAACCTGCTGAATGCATTCCGTTCCATAGGCTCCATTGAAGGAGTGGATTATGTGGATTTGAATTATCCGGAACATTTTGCTGATTATGATATAGAGGTGATAAAGGCAAAGATGGAGGAATGCGGACTGAGATGTAATGCCATTAATCTCAGGTTCAGGGACAAGTACATAGGAGGAGAGTTCGGAAACCATGAGCCGGCCATATCGCAGGACGCCATAACTTTATGCAGGGAGGCGGCAGATGCGTGCAGAAAGCTGGGAGGAAACCAGATGATTATATGGCTGGGATTTGACGGTTTTGATTATTCCTTCCAGATTGATTATGTAAGCTACTGGAACCGGATTGTGAAGGCGTTCCGGGATGTGTGCGACTATTCCAAGGTGCCTGTGAGCATTGAGTACAAACCCTATGAGGAGAGGGTCCACGCTTTTATTGACAGCTTTGGAACTGCGGTTTCCATTCTCCACGATGTGGACAGGGAAAACCTGGGGGTGACCCTGGACTTCTGCCACATGCTGATGAAGAAGGAGAATCCCGCGTTTGCAGCGGCCTGGCTGCTGGAGCGGGGGAAACTCTACAATATACATCTCAATGACGGAGAGGGTTCCACGGATGACGGCCTGATGGTGGGAACCGTGAATTTCTGGAAGACAGTGGAGGTCATGTACTACCTTAAAAAATATGACTTCCAGGGTGTGATATATTTTGACACATTTCCAAAGCGGGAGAAGGCGGTGGAAGAATGTGAGGCAAATATAAAGATGTGCCGGCGGATTGAACAGCTTATTGACGCCTATGGACTCTGCCGGATGGAGAAGGTGGTGGAACAGAACGATGCGGTAGCTGTAAGCAGCATGATGGTTGCTTTATTATAA
- a CDS encoding sugar ABC transporter ATP-binding protein: protein MATMIHFSNITKQFPGNKALDSVDFTVDKGEIHALLGENGAGKSTLLNILHGIYPDYDGNVEIDGRKVGFKNANDAIEFGIAKVHQEVNLVTELTVGQNIALGYEVTRGFFVDYDAMYKKTDVILERLGCKFRSRDRVTSLSTGEMQMILIAKALFHNAKIISFDEPTSALTDREVDRLLKMIMELKDQGITILYITHRLDEVFAIADRASILRDGTYITTLNMKETSKEELIRHMVGRDVSAYAVRNNPLCAAGEVVLEARDLCKNGVFEHISFELHRGEILSFAGLVGSKRTDVMRAIFGADPYTSGEVYIKGERAEIKSPKDALQYSLGLIPENRKTQGFVKNFTNASNMALASMNRFCSRGFVNARKIYDNCMYYTGEMNLHPADPDYLTESLSGGNAQKVIIAKWMTTDADIIIFDEPTKGIDVGAKAEIYRLMEELVAGGKSIIMVSSELPEVIGMSDRVVVMREGKIMGVLNHDELNEEVIMSFAMGG, encoded by the coding sequence ATGGCGACAATGATACATTTTTCTAATATAACAAAGCAGTTCCCCGGCAACAAGGCGCTGGACAGTGTGGATTTTACGGTGGATAAAGGGGAGATACACGCCCTCCTTGGGGAAAACGGCGCGGGTAAATCTACCCTTCTCAATATCCTTCACGGCATCTATCCTGATTACGATGGAAATGTGGAGATTGACGGGAGAAAAGTGGGCTTTAAAAATGCCAATGATGCCATCGAATTCGGCATTGCCAAGGTGCATCAGGAAGTAAACCTTGTGACTGAGCTGACGGTAGGGCAGAATATAGCCCTTGGCTACGAGGTGACCAGGGGATTTTTTGTGGACTACGATGCCATGTACAAAAAGACGGATGTTATCCTGGAAAGGCTGGGCTGCAAATTCAGAAGCAGGGACCGTGTGACCTCTCTCAGCACTGGCGAGATGCAGATGATTCTGATTGCCAAGGCATTGTTTCACAATGCAAAAATCATTTCCTTTGACGAACCCACGTCAGCCCTGACAGACCGCGAGGTAGACCGTTTGCTTAAGATGATTATGGAACTCAAGGACCAGGGAATTACGATACTGTATATCACACACCGTTTGGACGAGGTATTTGCCATAGCGGACAGGGCCAGTATTCTGCGCGACGGAACGTATATCACTACCCTGAACATGAAGGAGACATCCAAGGAAGAACTGATACGCCACATGGTAGGCCGGGATGTGTCCGCTTATGCAGTTAGAAATAATCCCCTGTGCGCCGCCGGTGAGGTGGTGCTGGAAGCCAGGGACCTGTGCAAGAACGGGGTATTTGAACACATAAGCTTTGAGCTCCACAGAGGCGAGATTTTGTCCTTTGCCGGACTGGTGGGATCCAAGAGAACGGATGTGATGCGGGCTATATTCGGGGCAGACCCCTATACCAGCGGGGAGGTTTACATAAAAGGGGAAAGGGCGGAAATTAAGAGTCCTAAGGATGCCCTGCAATACAGTCTGGGGCTGATACCTGAGAATAGAAAAACGCAGGGGTTTGTTAAGAACTTTACGAATGCCAGCAACATGGCCCTGGCCTCCATGAACCGGTTTTGCAGCAGAGGCTTTGTGAATGCCAGGAAGATATATGACAACTGCATGTATTACACAGGGGAAATGAATCTGCATCCTGCGGATCCGGACTATCTGACAGAGAGTCTGAGCGGCGGAAATGCACAGAAAGTCATCATCGCGAAGTGGATGACCACGGACGCCGATATCATTATATTTGATGAACCTACAAAGGGAATCGACGTGGGTGCCAAGGCGGAGATATACCGCCTGATGGAGGAACTGGTAGCCGGAGGAAAGTCCATTATTATGGTGTCCTCGGAACTTCCGGAGGTCATAGGAATGAGCGACAGGGTTGTGGTTATGCGGGAAGGCAAAATTATGGGCGTTCTGAACCACGATGAGCTGAATGAAGAAGTCATAATGAGTTTTGCGATGGGAGGCTGA
- a CDS encoding substrate-binding domain-containing protein, which produces MKKRGLVLSVTAIAMAAGLMAGCTNKQAAATAQTEAAADTFNPDKEAGVSIEELREKLGDVPKQDGEVKLGAVAKSFDNEYWRTLREGYGEYQTKAAAAGCNITIDVTSAQGENDEQGQLSIVKDMINKKYTGLLLSPISDGNLTPGVEDAKKAGIPVINVNDGLIANADSFVGPKADQNGELAAEWIADKLGGKGKVAIVIGMPKAFAARQRTEGFENWMAANAKDIEIVAKQNADWDRQKSKDLADTWIKQYPDLNAIFCNNDTMALGVVEAVKSSGKDILVVGVDGIGEAYDSIRRGELDATIDSFPFYKAQIAGEVMLRRLGGQEIPRVLWTPQALIDSENVDKPAEEIIGWTDPVYAK; this is translated from the coding sequence ATGAAAAAGAGAGGTTTGGTTTTATCTGTGACAGCAATTGCCATGGCAGCGGGACTCATGGCAGGATGTACTAATAAGCAGGCGGCCGCCACGGCGCAGACAGAGGCTGCTGCCGATACCTTTAATCCGGATAAGGAGGCAGGGGTCAGCATTGAAGAATTGAGAGAGAAGCTGGGGGATGTTCCGAAGCAGGACGGTGAGGTTAAATTAGGAGCAGTGGCAAAATCCTTTGATAATGAGTACTGGAGAACCCTGAGAGAGGGGTACGGCGAGTATCAGACAAAGGCAGCCGCCGCCGGCTGCAATATCACCATAGACGTGACCTCGGCCCAGGGTGAAAACGACGAACAGGGACAGCTTTCTATTGTAAAGGATATGATTAATAAGAAGTATACAGGACTTCTCCTTTCGCCTATTTCCGACGGAAACCTGACACCCGGTGTGGAGGATGCCAAGAAGGCGGGAATACCGGTCATCAATGTGAATGACGGCCTGATTGCCAATGCGGATTCCTTCGTAGGTCCTAAGGCGGACCAGAACGGAGAGCTGGCAGCGGAGTGGATTGCTGATAAGCTGGGAGGCAAGGGCAAGGTGGCAATCGTCATCGGTATGCCTAAGGCGTTTGCGGCAAGGCAGAGGACGGAAGGCTTTGAAAACTGGATGGCGGCCAACGCAAAGGACATTGAGATTGTGGCAAAGCAGAATGCTGACTGGGACCGTCAGAAATCCAAAGATTTGGCTGACACATGGATTAAACAGTATCCGGACCTGAATGCCATTTTCTGCAACAATGATACCATGGCCCTGGGCGTGGTGGAGGCTGTTAAGTCATCCGGCAAGGATATATTGGTGGTTGGCGTTGACGGTATAGGAGAGGCGTATGATTCCATCCGCAGGGGCGAGCTGGATGCCACTATTGATTCATTCCCGTTCTATAAAGCTCAGATTGCAGGTGAAGTAATGCTCAGAAGACTGGGCGGACAGGAGATTCCCAGGGTGCTGTGGACGCCTCAGGCTCTCATTGATTCCGAGAACGTAGATAAGCCGGCAGAGGAAATCATCGGCTGGACAGATCCTGTATATGCAAAATAG